The Candidatus Poribacteria bacterium genome contains the following window.
CCCGTCGGGCGGAACCGTCGCTTGGCGAGCTCTTCGGCGCTGGCGTTCGGGTTGCGGCGGTTCACGATGGCTTCGGTCTCCTCGAGCCGCACTTCGCCGCCGACGAGGTCTTCGAGCATCGGCAGCACCTTCTCGTGCGCGGCGATGTCGAGGAGCACGGGGTCGTACTCGATCATGGGTCCGAAGTGCGTGTGGTGGTCGTTCTTGGCGCGAACCCAGGCGCGATGCTCGTTGAGTTGCTCGTCGACGAGCATCCGGTCGAGGACGGCTCGCGCGGCTGCCGTTTCGTCCGCATCGAACAGGCTGGGAACGACGACGAACCCGTTGACGTCGAAGTGGAACCGCTGCGCGGGCGTCAGCATCTGGCAAGCCTCCGTTGTGTCACCGTGGGTTCGGGCGGCATCTTACCGGCTCGGGGCGGTCGTATCAATGCGCGCCCTCATCCCAACCTTCTCCCTGCGGGGAGAAGGGGTTCCGTCTGCTTCCTCTCCGTGAGGGCCCGGACTCGCCGTTGCATGCGCGAGCCGACTGAGCGCGGCTTCACGCGCCGCCTCGGCGTGTGCTACCATCGAGGCGTGGTTATGCCCGTCCGCGCGTTCCTCTGCCCAGAAGCTCTATGGACATCCTAGCGAACCTGAACGAGCCGCAGCGGGAGGCGGTGCTCCATACGGAGGGCCCGCTGTTGCTGCTCGCTGGCGCTGGGAGCGGCAAGACGCGCGTCCTGACTCACCGGATCGCCTATCTGATCCACGAGAAGGGCGTCCCTCCCACGCGAATCCTGGCGGTCACCTTCACGAACAAAGCCGCCGGAGAGCTCAAGCATCGCCTCGAAACGCTCGTGGGTCCCCAGAGCCGAAGCATCTGGGCGCGGACGTTCCACTCGACCTGCGTGCAGATTCTGCGCCGCGACATCGCGCGGCTCGACGGCTACACGCCGACGTTCACGATCTTCGATGACGTCGATCAGGTCGCGCTGATGAAGCACGTCCTGCGGTCCCACCAGGTCGATGAGAACCGGTTCCGCCCGCGCGACGTCCTGGGAACCATCAGCCGAGCCAAGAACCAAATGCTCGGACCCCAAGAGGTTGCCAACTCAGCGAACTACTTCGAGCAACGCTGCGCCGAGTTCTACGAGACCTACCAGAAGCAACTCCGCGTCACCAACGCGCTCGACTTCGACGACCTCATCCTGCTCGCCATCCGCTTGTTCCAGGAGCATCCGGGCGTTCTGTCGGAATACCAGCACCGGTTCCTCTATATCCACGTGGATGAGTACCAGGACACCAACCATAGCCAGTACCTACTGACGCGCATGTTGGCGGAGCAGCACGAGAACATCTGCGTCGTCGGAGACGACGACCAGAGCATCTATTCGTGGCGCGGCGCGGACATCCAGAACATCCTGGACTTCGAGCGCGACTACCGGAAGACGACCGTTATCTCGCTGGGGCAGAACTATCGGAGCACCGGGAACATCCTCTCGGCGGCGCAGAACGTCGTCCGGTTCAACCGGCGGCGGCGCGGCAAGGAGCTCTACACACAGAACCCCGAAGGAGCCCTCCTCCGTTACTTCGACGCCGAGGATGAGCGGCAGGAGGCCGAGTACGTCTGCCGCACCCTCCGCGCGATGAAGAGCGACGGCAAGCCCTACGGCGACTGCGCCATCTTCTACCGCATCAACGCCATGTCGCGGAACTTCGAAGACGCCCTGCGGCGGGAGAACATCCCGTATCAGATCGTCGGCGGCGTGAAGTTCTACGAGCGGATGGAGGTGAAGGACATCATCTCCTACCTGCGCGTACTGGTGAACCCGCGCGACAACATCAGCCTCCAGCGCATCATCAACACGCCGACACGCGGCATCGGCAAGACGACCCTCGACCGGGTCCAGGAGTTCGCCGAGGCGAACGATCTGACGCTCATGGAAGCCGTCGAACGCGCCGAGGAGATCGAGACGCTCAACGCCGGAGCGCGGCGCAGTCTCGCCGGGTTCCTGACGGTTCTCCGGTCGATCCAGCTCGACGGCTCCGTGCCGCAGATCATCGAAAGCGCCATCGACGTGAGCGGCTACCTGAAGAGCCTCCAAGAGCAGAACACCATCGAAGCCGAAGGGCGCATCGAGAACCTCTCCGAGTTCGTCTCGGCGGCGGCGGACTACGCCGAACACGAGGAGAACCCGTCGCTGGAGGGGTTCTTGGAGACGATCACGCTGGCGACGGACGTGGACGGCATGGAGGAAGCCCCCGACCGCGTCACGCTGATGACGCTCCACGGCGCGAAGGGGCTCGAATTCCCCTGCGTCTTTCTGTCGGGACTCGAAGAGGGCTTGTTCCCGCATCAACGCGCGATGAACAGCGAAGCGGAGCTCGAGGAGGAGCGCCGCCTCTGCTACGTCGGCATGACCCGCGCGATGCAGGAGCTCCACCTGTCGCGCGCCCGCGTCCGGCGCGTGCAGGGGTTCCAGCAGGAGACGCTTCGGTCGCGGTTCCTGGACGAAGTGCCAGCCGATCTGCTCGAAGAGGTGGAACCGTGGACGCCGACCGGCTTCGCGCCGCGCGGTTTCGGACGCAGACCCAGCCCGGAGGAGGCGCGACGACTGCTCTCCGCCGCGATGACGGGAACACCTGCGCCGAAGGCTCCACCCGCACCGACGAAGTCCGTCTCGCGCTTCGATCCGGAGCCCCAGACGGCTTCCTCGCAGTATGATTTCCTTCGGAAGCACCGGCGCGTCGCCCACGCGAAGTTCGGGAGCGGGAAGGTGCTTCGCGTCGAGGGCCAGGGAGCCGATCTGCGCGTCGAGGTCGAGTTCGACGACGGAACCGTGAAGTCGCTCCTCGCCGAGTTCGCCAAGCTGCGCCCGCTCTGACTGAGAAGGAGGCTGGATTGTCCCGCATCACGACGCAGGACGTCGAGTACGTCGCCCAACTGGCGCGACTCGAGCTGTCCGACGAAGAGACGAGCCAG
Protein-coding sequences here:
- a CDS encoding ATP-dependent DNA helicase PcrA, translating into MDILANLNEPQREAVLHTEGPLLLLAGAGSGKTRVLTHRIAYLIHEKGVPPTRILAVTFTNKAAGELKHRLETLVGPQSRSIWARTFHSTCVQILRRDIARLDGYTPTFTIFDDVDQVALMKHVLRSHQVDENRFRPRDVLGTISRAKNQMLGPQEVANSANYFEQRCAEFYETYQKQLRVTNALDFDDLILLAIRLFQEHPGVLSEYQHRFLYIHVDEYQDTNHSQYLLTRMLAEQHENICVVGDDDQSIYSWRGADIQNILDFERDYRKTTVISLGQNYRSTGNILSAAQNVVRFNRRRRGKELYTQNPEGALLRYFDAEDERQEAEYVCRTLRAMKSDGKPYGDCAIFYRINAMSRNFEDALRRENIPYQIVGGVKFYERMEVKDIISYLRVLVNPRDNISLQRIINTPTRGIGKTTLDRVQEFAEANDLTLMEAVERAEEIETLNAGARRSLAGFLTVLRSIQLDGSVPQIIESAIDVSGYLKSLQEQNTIEAEGRIENLSEFVSAAADYAEHEENPSLEGFLETITLATDVDGMEEAPDRVTLMTLHGAKGLEFPCVFLSGLEEGLFPHQRAMNSEAELEEERRLCYVGMTRAMQELHLSRARVRRVQGFQQETLRSRFLDEVPADLLEEVEPWTPTGFAPRGFGRRPSPEEARRLLSAAMTGTPAPKAPPAPTKSVSRFDPEPQTASSQYDFLRKHRRVAHAKFGSGKVLRVEGQGADLRVEVEFDDGTVKSLLAEFAKLRPL